From the genome of Acidobacteriota bacterium, one region includes:
- the pyk gene encoding pyruvate kinase, protein MRRAKIVATIGPACDSEARLRELMLAGMDVARINMSHGEREHHGEIIARIRRVADQLEKPVAAMLDISGPKIRTGKLRNGNALLEDGAEVRIISEEIEGDATRFSTNYQLLARDVHQGDRILIDDGQIELQVIDTTPNEVTARVIHGGVLYDHKGINLPGARVSIPSITEKDIADLQFGIERGVDLVAQSFVRSADDCRRARELIKQFGGNARLIAKIEKPEAVDDFANILDVVDGVMVARGDLAVETSPERVPVLQKKILRDCLIAQKLSITATQMLQSMIDNPRPTRAEASDVSNAVLDGSDAVMLSGETAVGRFPVDAVTMMDRIIRSTEEMDVPARELMRQSVFDRQTGSYGRAIAEAAVRAADEVGCRSIVVITQSGNMGRHIAALRPSQRIIALAPTEQIRRQLSVNWGVEPCVLDGVNSVVNGLLPLADRALLDLELAERGETVIVMAGRLSDAVISLSMKIHCVGELTTPAAPADDEGQ, encoded by the coding sequence ATGCGTCGAGCGAAAATAGTCGCGACAATCGGTCCGGCATGCGATTCGGAAGCACGGCTCCGAGAACTGATGCTCGCCGGGATGGATGTCGCTCGCATCAACATGTCCCACGGCGAGCGAGAGCATCACGGCGAGATCATCGCTCGCATTCGACGCGTTGCCGATCAACTCGAGAAACCAGTAGCGGCGATGCTCGACATCTCCGGCCCGAAGATTCGCACGGGCAAGCTTCGCAACGGCAACGCTCTTCTCGAGGACGGCGCCGAGGTTCGAATCATCAGCGAAGAGATCGAGGGCGACGCCACCCGCTTCTCGACCAACTATCAGCTTCTGGCTCGCGACGTTCATCAAGGCGACCGCATTCTCATCGACGATGGCCAGATCGAGCTTCAAGTCATCGACACCACACCAAACGAAGTCACTGCGCGCGTGATTCACGGCGGCGTCCTGTACGATCACAAGGGCATCAATTTGCCCGGCGCTCGAGTTTCGATTCCCTCGATCACCGAAAAGGACATAGCCGATCTACAATTCGGAATTGAACGGGGAGTCGATCTCGTTGCCCAGTCCTTCGTCCGCAGCGCGGATGACTGCCGCCGCGCGCGTGAGCTGATCAAACAGTTCGGCGGAAACGCGCGGCTGATCGCCAAGATCGAAAAGCCGGAAGCTGTCGACGACTTCGCAAACATCCTGGACGTCGTGGACGGCGTGATGGTCGCTCGCGGAGACCTCGCGGTGGAGACTTCGCCTGAACGCGTGCCGGTGCTGCAGAAGAAAATCCTTCGCGATTGTTTGATCGCTCAAAAGCTCAGCATCACTGCGACGCAGATGCTTCAGTCGATGATCGACAACCCGAGGCCCACTCGCGCCGAAGCGTCAGACGTCTCAAACGCGGTCCTAGATGGCTCGGATGCCGTGATGCTTTCGGGCGAAACCGCAGTGGGCCGGTTCCCTGTCGACGCGGTGACTATGATGGACCGGATCATTCGCTCGACGGAAGAGATGGATGTCCCCGCGAGAGAGCTGATGAGGCAGTCTGTGTTCGACCGGCAAACCGGTTCTTACGGACGGGCGATCGCCGAGGCCGCGGTCCGCGCTGCCGACGAAGTGGGCTGCCGTTCGATTGTCGTAATCACTCAGAGCGGGAATATGGGCCGGCACATCGCCGCGCTTCGACCGAGCCAACGAATAATCGCGCTTGCGCCCACCGAGCAGATCCGCCGCCAGCTCTCGGTCAACTGGGGAGTCGAGCCTTGTGTGCTCGACGGCGTCAACTCGGTAGTGAATGGCTTGTTGCCGCTCGCGGACCGCGCGCTACTCGATCTCGAGCTAGCCGAGCGCGGCGAGACAGTCATCGTAATGGCAGGCCGGTTGAGCGACGCGGTAATCTCGTTGTCGATGAAGATCCATTGCGTCGGAGAACTGACAACCCCAGCCGCCCCAGCCGACGATGAGGGGCAATGA
- a CDS encoding TlpA disulfide reductase family protein yields the protein MAESNTQPTLWTPGRIIATLVVVVLIATIGYTLLTAHPDEKADSMVVLPGTSVSNPASKIVLADFDVRTVDGRTIKLSDYRGKVLVMDFWATWCAPCRLETPQLARLARENRDRGLEVIGLHIDDRGRSSPQDIRKFIDNYGITYTVGLATEEMFTSYLGTEDDTIPQTLVFGRDGRLIKHLSGYSQSHGKELDEAVNQALAGS from the coding sequence ATGGCTGAGAGCAACACGCAACCCACTCTATGGACACCGGGTCGTATTATTGCCACCTTAGTCGTGGTTGTTCTGATAGCGACGATCGGCTACACCCTGCTGACTGCTCATCCCGATGAGAAGGCCGACTCGATGGTGGTGCTTCCGGGCACTTCAGTTTCAAATCCCGCATCGAAGATCGTGCTTGCTGACTTCGACGTGCGCACGGTCGATGGCCGGACGATCAAGCTCTCGGATTATCGCGGCAAGGTGTTGGTGATGGACTTCTGGGCGACGTGGTGTGCTCCGTGCCGGCTTGAGACTCCTCAGCTCGCACGGTTAGCGAGGGAGAATCGTGACCGCGGGCTTGAGGTCATCGGCTTGCACATAGACGATCGAGGCAGATCTTCGCCTCAGGACATTCGCAAGTTCATCGACAACTACGGCATAACCTACACGGTAGGTCTGGCCACAGAAGAAATGTTCACCTCTTACCTGGGCACCGAAGACGATACGATCCCGCAGACGCTGGTATTCGGCCGTGACGGCCGCTTGATCAAGCACCTGAGTGGCTACAGCCAGTCGCACGGAAAAGAGCTGGATGAAGCGGTGAATCAAGCGCTGGCTGGGTCATAA
- a CDS encoding DNA gyrase inhibitor YacG: MDLNMKCPICGKPTKWHDNPDRPFCSERCRVIDLGRWAGEEYSVSIPLRDVSEDTEQLQQD; encoded by the coding sequence ATGGATTTGAATATGAAGTGCCCAATCTGCGGAAAGCCGACCAAATGGCATGACAATCCCGACCGGCCCTTTTGCTCCGAGCGGTGCCGCGTCATCGACCTGGGCAGGTGGGCTGGCGAGGAGTACAGCGTCTCGATCCCGCTGAGAGACGTTTCCGAAGATACCGAGCAACTGCAGCAGGATTGA
- a CDS encoding DPP IV N-terminal domain-containing protein, protein MIKNRTLCHGVVAALLLTLGILPITSRAQDRLKTMPGYDQYQKMSKEIPGSVKLAALNVKWQDDGKALDYYKDGKTYRYDIATRAATEAGLAPPDAERPSGRRRAGGPERGRQYSSAESPDKKFKAFYRDRNLWLSDALSGELAITIDGNEKARTKYGTGSWVYGEELDQVTAMWWSPNSKKIAFYRFDESPVPDYFLQLDQTKLQSKMDVEAYPKAGVNNPIADLLIYDVDTKKTVKLDIRDGKPFDNSVVGHYAYNVQWSPDSSELLFNRTNRRQNIMEFTAASPETGKCRVIVREEWPASWTENHPPMKFLKDGKRFIWESERNGWKNFYLYDLSGKLITPLTNHQFEVGAIVKLDEGAGLLYYMARDGDNHMKLQLHRVGLDGKGDKRLTDPAFNHTVDVAPDGRHFIDVAQTHDTPPATRLMDGDGKLVAELAKSDTAKFDQLGLKRVELIKYKAADGATELHGLLHFPSNFDPSKKYPLLVSVYAGPATNGARETFTLPSTLTEYGFLYATLDSRSAAGRGKRFLDAIYLKLGVPEIDDQAAGVKALRERPYVDKNRVGIFGTSYGGYASALAILRYPDVFQAASASSPPTSWYHYDTIYTERYMWIPQENKEGYEAGNAINFADKLKGRLMIYYGTADNNVHPNNAMQLIQALQKAGKSFEVQVGPDLGHSGLRPDRMMEFFIENLVMNEPARSGAMVTNSTQR, encoded by the coding sequence ATGATCAAGAACAGAACCCTCTGTCACGGTGTTGTTGCTGCGCTGCTGCTGACGCTCGGGATCTTGCCGATAACTTCGCGCGCGCAGGATCGTCTCAAGACGATGCCCGGGTACGACCAGTACCAGAAGATGTCCAAAGAAATTCCCGGCTCGGTCAAGCTCGCAGCTTTGAACGTCAAATGGCAGGATGACGGAAAGGCTCTCGACTATTACAAAGACGGCAAGACCTACCGCTATGACATCGCTACTCGCGCGGCCACCGAAGCCGGACTGGCGCCTCCCGATGCCGAGAGACCTAGCGGTCGCAGACGGGCGGGCGGACCCGAGCGCGGGCGGCAGTATTCTTCGGCTGAATCGCCCGACAAGAAGTTCAAAGCCTTCTATCGCGATCGCAATCTCTGGTTGAGCGACGCACTCTCCGGCGAATTGGCGATCACAATCGATGGCAACGAGAAGGCCCGCACCAAGTACGGCACCGGGAGCTGGGTCTACGGCGAAGAGCTCGATCAGGTAACGGCGATGTGGTGGTCGCCCAACAGCAAGAAGATCGCCTTCTATCGTTTCGATGAGAGCCCGGTGCCGGATTACTTCCTGCAGCTCGATCAAACCAAGCTTCAAAGCAAGATGGACGTCGAAGCCTATCCGAAGGCGGGTGTGAACAATCCGATCGCGGACTTGCTGATCTACGACGTCGATACGAAGAAGACTGTGAAGCTCGACATCCGAGACGGCAAACCGTTTGATAACTCGGTCGTCGGACATTACGCCTATAACGTGCAGTGGTCGCCGGACAGCAGCGAGCTGCTATTCAACAGAACAAACCGCCGTCAGAACATAATGGAGTTCACGGCTGCGAGTCCCGAGACCGGCAAGTGCCGCGTCATCGTTCGCGAAGAGTGGCCGGCGAGTTGGACCGAGAATCACCCACCGATGAAGTTTTTAAAAGACGGCAAGCGGTTCATCTGGGAATCCGAGCGCAACGGTTGGAAAAACTTCTACCTCTACGATCTGAGCGGAAAGCTGATAACGCCTCTTACTAATCACCAGTTTGAAGTGGGCGCGATTGTTAAGCTCGATGAGGGGGCCGGGCTGCTCTACTACATGGCTCGCGACGGCGACAATCATATGAAGCTTCAGCTTCATCGCGTCGGGCTTGATGGCAAAGGTGACAAGCGCCTGACGGATCCGGCCTTCAACCACACTGTAGACGTTGCGCCTGACGGCCGGCACTTCATCGACGTGGCTCAAACGCACGATACGCCACCGGCGACGCGCTTGATGGACGGGGACGGCAAACTGGTTGCCGAGCTTGCAAAGAGCGATACGGCCAAGTTCGACCAGCTCGGTCTGAAGCGCGTCGAGTTGATCAAGTACAAAGCCGCCGACGGCGCGACTGAGCTGCACGGACTGCTGCACTTTCCGTCGAACTTTGATCCAAGTAAGAAGTATCCGCTGCTGGTCAGCGTGTATGCCGGTCCTGCGACGAACGGCGCGCGCGAGACATTTACTCTCCCAAGCACCCTGACTGAATATGGATTCCTCTACGCCACGCTTGATTCGCGAAGCGCCGCGGGACGCGGAAAGCGGTTTCTCGACGCGATCTACTTGAAACTGGGCGTGCCCGAGATCGACGATCAGGCCGCCGGAGTGAAAGCGCTGCGCGAGAGACCTTATGTTGACAAGAACCGCGTAGGCATCTTTGGCACATCTTATGGCGGCTACGCTTCGGCGCTTGCGATCTTGCGTTATCCCGATGTGTTTCAAGCTGCGTCGGCTTCATCGCCGCCGACTTCGTGGTATCACTACGACACGATCTATACTGAGCGATACATGTGGATTCCTCAGGAGAACAAGGAAGGCTACGAAGCTGGCAACGCGATCAACTTCGCGGACAAGCTGAAGGGCCGATTGATGATTTACTACGGCACGGCTGATAACAACGTGCACCCGAACAACGCGATGCAGCTCATTCAAGCTTTGCAAAAAGCGGGTAAGAGCTTCGAGGTGCAGGTGGGTCCAGATCTGGGTCACTCGGGTCTTCGCCCTGACCGGATGATGGAGTTCTTCATCGAGAACCTGGTGATGAACGAACCCGCGCGTTCGGGCGCTATGGTTACAAACTCGACGCAGCGTTAG
- a CDS encoding DUF2442 domain-containing protein, giving the protein MEFLPTVIEAEYRGGYLIKLTFNDGVEETIDFAQWLEGPVFEPLKDVHYFERFFLEGGTVTWPNGADIAPETLHELAKSRQAA; this is encoded by the coding sequence ATGGAGTTTCTGCCGACAGTGATTGAAGCCGAGTACCGCGGCGGGTACTTGATAAAACTTACGTTCAACGACGGAGTTGAGGAAACCATCGACTTTGCGCAATGGCTGGAGGGGCCTGTATTCGAGCCCCTAAAGGATGTTCATTATTTCGAGAGGTTCTTCCTCGAGGGTGGTACAGTAACGTGGCCCAATGGAGCCGACATCGCCCCAGAGACGCTGCACGAGTTGGCGAAGTCGCGTCAAGCCGCCTGA
- a CDS encoding M14 family metallopeptidase, which yields MRTVNVIAAISLLSTMSLGQDNTLKSRAELTNYEETSRYDDVLRFFGELQTRSPLVRIETFGHSVEGRALPLVILSDPPISQPREARASGKPIVFVFANIHAGEVEGKEAMQHLARRIVLGEMRSLLDKLIILIAPIYNADGNEKINVMNRTAQNGPLGGVGVRENAKGLDLNRDYMKLESPEAQSMVRLFNRWDPHLTVDLHTTNGSYHGYHLTYSIPLNPAIDPRIIAYHREKMMPAITKAMLAQHKFRTYYYGNFEGEAPKPGEPDKRRWEAFTHQPRIGQNYVGFRNRLTILSEAYSYLDFRRRVEVTEAFVEKILKYSATHGSEFVQLANQVDLDTIRRGLNGPPFQMGVEYELKPLPKPVEILVGEVTKVKNPRSGRDMTVMLEDKFTKVAMQDFGLFAAKRSVPTARAYIFRREDGTRAVIEKLLQHGIAVEEMTSPLTTEVESFVIDSVKKAGRAFQGHTAVTLTGHYQKETMTFAAGSIIVRAAQPLGTLAAYLLEPESDDGLTTWNFLDAYLGEGKVHPIYKAMSELRAASRSLPQ from the coding sequence ATGAGGACCGTCAACGTTATTGCAGCCATCTCGCTGCTCAGCACTATGTCGCTAGGCCAGGACAACACTTTGAAATCCCGCGCCGAACTCACCAACTACGAAGAGACCAGCCGCTACGATGATGTGTTGCGCTTCTTCGGTGAGCTCCAGACGCGAAGCCCGCTCGTGCGCATCGAGACCTTCGGCCATTCAGTCGAAGGGCGAGCGCTGCCGCTTGTCATCCTCAGCGATCCGCCGATTTCCCAGCCGCGCGAGGCGAGAGCTTCGGGCAAGCCGATCGTCTTCGTGTTCGCTAACATCCATGCCGGTGAAGTCGAAGGCAAAGAGGCGATGCAACACCTGGCACGGCGAATCGTGCTCGGCGAGATGCGCTCGCTTCTGGACAAGCTGATCATCCTTATCGCGCCGATCTACAATGCGGACGGCAACGAGAAGATCAACGTGATGAATCGCACGGCTCAGAACGGCCCGCTAGGAGGCGTCGGCGTGCGCGAGAACGCGAAGGGGTTGGACCTTAATCGCGACTACATGAAGCTGGAGTCCCCCGAAGCTCAATCGATGGTTCGGCTGTTCAATCGCTGGGACCCGCATCTGACCGTCGATCTGCACACGACCAACGGCTCGTATCACGGATATCATCTGACCTATTCGATCCCGCTCAACCCGGCGATCGATCCGCGAATCATCGCTTATCATCGCGAGAAGATGATGCCGGCGATAACCAAAGCCATGCTCGCGCAGCACAAGTTTCGAACTTACTACTACGGCAACTTCGAAGGCGAGGCGCCCAAACCCGGCGAGCCCGACAAGCGAAGATGGGAAGCGTTCACGCACCAGCCGCGCATCGGGCAGAACTATGTTGGGTTTCGCAATCGGCTGACGATCTTGTCTGAAGCTTACAGCTATCTCGACTTTCGCCGCCGCGTCGAAGTGACCGAAGCCTTTGTCGAAAAGATTCTCAAGTACTCTGCGACGCACGGCTCTGAGTTCGTGCAGCTCGCCAATCAAGTTGATCTCGACACGATTCGTCGAGGCCTGAACGGTCCGCCTTTTCAGATGGGCGTCGAGTACGAACTGAAACCGCTTCCCAAACCCGTCGAGATTCTGGTCGGCGAAGTGACCAAGGTAAAGAACCCGCGTTCGGGCCGCGATATGACGGTGATGCTCGAAGACAAGTTCACGAAGGTTGCGATGCAGGACTTCGGACTGTTCGCGGCGAAGCGCAGCGTTCCGACCGCCCGCGCTTACATCTTCCGCCGCGAAGACGGAACTCGCGCGGTGATCGAGAAGCTGCTTCAGCACGGCATCGCAGTCGAAGAGATGACGTCGCCGCTGACGACTGAAGTCGAGAGCTTCGTGATTGACAGCGTGAAGAAGGCCGGTCGAGCATTCCAGGGTCACACTGCAGTGACGCTCACTGGTCACTACCAAAAAGAGACGATGACATTTGCCGCAGGCTCGATCATCGTTCGCGCGGCTCAACCGCTGGGCACGCTCGCGGCTTACTTGCTGGAGCCTGAGAGTGATGATGGGCTGACGACTTGGAACTTCCTGGATGCCTATCTCGGAGAGGGCAAGGTTCATCCGATCTACAAGGCGATGAGCGAATTGAGGGCAGCGAGTCGGAGCTTGCCTCAATAG
- a CDS encoding prolyl oligopeptidase family serine peptidase produces MDNSEGRCKRSTILCLILFLIAAQIAPAVARQKGPGSPANGGSANGKFALTIDNIMRGPGLVGNEPRAVHWSPDSQRIFFQWKQAVEPREKDFDTYVVNRDGSGLKKLSEEEARKAPPVNGELSKDKKLTLFVDSGDVFVYDNAANQRRQITATNDAESNAHFTRGQKHVYFTRANNLYVMSLETGSLVQMTDITTGGAAAPLPVAGVGGGFGQGQGRGQGGGQAAQRDTAAQQKGTDSQEYLKKEERDLLDVIKRRAEKREQDEEKRKRERPRKPFQLTARQTAVNLQLAPDEKSVFVTVNELGDGAKNTIVPNYVTETSYTEDIGSRSKVGDMQNRSRLAIVAVDNGEVKWVDHGQKQALAASTESRTERTATDQRDGENREQQGGARGGQGERRTNEPRERDAQVSQPIWSEDGTKAVLMARAADNKDRWVLALDPATGKTRVIAAAHDDAWIGGPGAFTLGWMKDNKSIYFQSERTGYAHLYTVAYEGGEPKQLTSGKWEVTGVQMSDDKSRFILTSSEVHPGERHLYSMPADGGERTKITSMPGSNQSFVSPDEKLLALIYSYSNKPPELYIQENKPGSQALKVTSSPAPEFWNYGWIEPPIVTFKARDGAEVYARLYKPKTFKKGGPAVIFVHGAGYAQNVHRYWASYYREYMFHHLLMENGFTVMDVDYRASSGYGRDWRTAIYRHMGGKDLDDQVDAARWLVSEQGVDAKKIGLYGGSYGGFITLMALFTQPDVFAAGAALRPVTDWAHYNHGYTSNILNVPQKDAEAYKQSSPIYFAQGLKGALLICHGMVDVNVHFQDTVRLVQRLIELRKTNWELAVFPVEDHGFVEPTSWADEYKRIFKLFETNLKR; encoded by the coding sequence ATGGATAATTCTGAAGGACGCTGCAAGCGGAGTACGATTCTTTGCTTAATTCTTTTCCTCATCGCAGCGCAGATCGCTCCTGCTGTTGCCCGGCAAAAAGGTCCGGGCTCGCCGGCCAACGGCGGTTCCGCGAACGGCAAGTTCGCGCTTACCATCGACAACATCATGCGAGGGCCTGGCCTTGTCGGCAACGAACCCCGCGCCGTTCACTGGTCGCCGGACAGCCAGCGCATCTTTTTTCAGTGGAAGCAGGCAGTCGAGCCGCGTGAGAAGGACTTCGATACCTACGTCGTCAATCGCGACGGCAGCGGTTTGAAAAAGCTCAGCGAAGAAGAAGCCAGGAAAGCGCCTCCAGTCAACGGCGAGTTGTCGAAAGACAAGAAGCTCACACTCTTCGTCGACAGCGGCGATGTGTTCGTCTACGACAACGCCGCAAACCAGCGGCGGCAGATTACCGCCACCAACGACGCGGAGTCGAACGCTCACTTCACACGCGGCCAGAAGCACGTCTATTTCACACGCGCTAACAATCTCTACGTGATGTCGCTCGAGACGGGCTCGCTTGTGCAAATGACCGACATCACAACCGGAGGCGCCGCGGCCCCGCTCCCAGTTGCCGGCGTCGGCGGCGGGTTTGGACAAGGCCAGGGCAGAGGACAAGGCGGCGGCCAGGCTGCCCAGCGCGACACTGCCGCGCAACAGAAAGGGACCGACAGCCAGGAGTATTTGAAGAAAGAGGAGCGCGACCTGCTCGATGTGATCAAGCGCCGCGCTGAGAAGCGCGAACAGGACGAAGAGAAGCGCAAACGCGAGCGCCCGCGAAAGCCGTTTCAGCTTACAGCGCGCCAGACCGCGGTGAACCTCCAGCTCGCGCCAGATGAGAAGTCTGTTTTCGTCACCGTGAACGAGCTGGGTGACGGCGCAAAGAACACGATAGTTCCGAACTACGTCACCGAGACCTCTTACACCGAGGACATCGGCAGCCGGTCGAAGGTCGGCGATATGCAGAATCGTTCGCGGCTCGCGATTGTTGCCGTCGATAACGGTGAAGTGAAGTGGGTCGACCACGGACAGAAGCAAGCGCTGGCCGCCAGCACCGAGTCTCGAACTGAGCGGACCGCAACTGACCAGCGCGACGGCGAAAACCGCGAGCAGCAAGGCGGCGCGCGCGGCGGTCAAGGCGAACGCCGCACGAACGAGCCGCGAGAAAGGGACGCCCAGGTCTCGCAGCCGATCTGGTCGGAAGACGGAACCAAGGCTGTCTTGATGGCTCGCGCGGCCGACAACAAAGATCGATGGGTGCTCGCGCTGGATCCTGCAACCGGCAAGACGCGCGTGATAGCCGCCGCGCACGACGACGCGTGGATCGGCGGGCCCGGTGCGTTCACGCTAGGTTGGATGAAGGACAACAAGAGCATCTACTTTCAATCCGAGCGAACAGGCTACGCGCACCTGTACACAGTCGCCTACGAAGGCGGCGAGCCGAAGCAACTCACTTCGGGCAAGTGGGAAGTCACCGGCGTTCAGATGTCCGATGACAAGAGCCGTTTCATCCTGACGAGCAGCGAAGTTCATCCCGGCGAACGTCACCTCTACTCAATGCCTGCGGACGGCGGCGAGCGCACGAAGATCACTTCAATGCCCGGCAGCAATCAATCATTTGTTTCGCCGGATGAGAAGTTGCTGGCATTGATCTACTCCTACAGCAACAAACCGCCGGAGCTTTACATTCAGGAGAACAAGCCCGGATCGCAAGCGCTGAAGGTCACGTCGTCACCGGCGCCTGAGTTCTGGAATTACGGCTGGATCGAACCGCCGATCGTGACGTTCAAAGCGCGCGACGGCGCCGAAGTCTACGCGCGATTGTACAAGCCGAAGACCTTCAAGAAAGGCGGGCCGGCGGTGATATTCGTTCACGGCGCCGGCTACGCGCAGAACGTGCATCGCTACTGGGCGAGCTACTATCGGGAATACATGTTCCATCACCTGCTGATGGAGAACGGCTTCACGGTGATGGACGTAGACTACCGCGCATCGTCGGGCTACGGCCGCGATTGGCGCACGGCGATTTATCGTCACATGGGCGGCAAAGACCTCGACGATCAGGTCGATGCCGCGCGTTGGCTCGTCAGCGAGCAGGGCGTTGACGCGAAGAAGATAGGACTATACGGCGGCAGCTACGGCGGGTTTATCACGCTGATGGCGCTGTTCACTCAGCCTGATGTGTTCGCGGCTGGCGCGGCGCTTCGTCCGGTCACCGACTGGGCGCACTACAACCACGGCTACACGTCGAACATACTTAATGTGCCGCAGAAGGACGCCGAGGCTTACAAGCAGTCATCGCCGATCTACTTTGCTCAAGGTTTGAAAGGCGCGCTGTTGATCTGTCACGGGATGGTTGATGTGAACGTGCACTTTCAAGACACGGTGCGACTGGTGCAGCGATTGATCGAGCTACGCAAGACAAACTGGGAGCTTGCGGTGTTTCCGGTTGAAGACCACGGCTTCGTTGAACCGACGAGCTGGGCCGATGAGTACAAGCGGATATTCAAGCTGTTTGAAACAAACTTGAAGCGCTGA
- a CDS encoding peptide MFS transporter: MAVRTHAQDVITAPTGDLDKHPKGLYALFATEMWERFSFYSMLALFTLYMQDSKDGFSWTPAQATSLYSNYLMFVYASPLIGGWLADKVLGYRKAVMIGGFFFMAGHGLLSVPSLWAVYAALTCLVIGNGFFKPNVSTMVGNLYPEGSHLKDRAYNIFYMGINVGAFAAPVVMEVVKARWGFHPAFAVAAFGMVISVSILWKFKNIVEDPAVIEARKSGKSLPTVGRGGEMEKVSDGRRIGALIVIFLIVIVFWMVFHQNGSTLTYWANDNTDWDVTGTISNAINPFWIVTLTFPLVWFWKWLDNKGKEPSTPTKMAIGMTLTGLSFLILYAGAQLGEAKEVTPAMIAEGSFRVNERVMDSLRANGVSPDVLEKLKTRKNAEDKFIVNEKKFSADKSFSAAFETIKYDLKADGLPDDVWKKLKDGKIESGEISGDGRFAAALETAIQTLKVEGVPDDVLEKMRGYKNKTFTAQEKLTDAIRKAVGGNLADGSIPAIMMGGYLFVVSPFWLILAYAVISLGELMLSPMGLSLVSKVAPLRVRGLMMGGWFVATAIGNKLTAIGVYWSIWRQSSFFIILGTMALVMAVVLTLLLKPLKKAMPGV, translated from the coding sequence ATGGCTGTCAGAACCCACGCACAGGATGTCATCACTGCTCCGACTGGTGACCTCGACAAACACCCTAAAGGGCTTTACGCGCTATTCGCGACCGAGATGTGGGAGCGCTTTAGTTTCTATTCGATGCTCGCGCTGTTCACGCTGTACATGCAGGACTCCAAAGACGGCTTTAGCTGGACTCCCGCGCAAGCGACAAGTCTCTATTCAAACTATCTGATGTTCGTTTACGCGAGCCCGCTCATAGGCGGCTGGCTCGCCGACAAAGTCTTAGGCTATCGAAAAGCCGTTATGATTGGCGGCTTCTTCTTTATGGCAGGACACGGGCTGCTTTCGGTTCCGTCGCTCTGGGCTGTTTACGCGGCGCTTACCTGTCTAGTCATCGGCAACGGGTTCTTCAAGCCGAACGTCTCGACGATGGTCGGCAATCTCTACCCCGAAGGCAGCCACCTGAAGGACCGCGCCTACAACATCTTCTACATGGGCATCAACGTCGGCGCATTCGCAGCCCCGGTCGTGATGGAAGTCGTTAAAGCGCGCTGGGGCTTCCACCCCGCGTTCGCGGTTGCTGCTTTCGGGATGGTCATTTCAGTGTCGATCCTCTGGAAATTCAAAAACATAGTCGAAGACCCGGCGGTAATCGAAGCCAGGAAGAGCGGCAAGTCACTGCCCACGGTTGGGCGCGGCGGAGAGATGGAGAAGGTCTCCGACGGTCGGCGCATCGGCGCTTTGATTGTTATCTTCCTCATCGTCATCGTCTTCTGGATGGTCTTCCACCAGAACGGCTCTACGCTGACGTACTGGGCGAATGACAACACTGACTGGGACGTTACGGGGACGATTTCCAACGCCATCAACCCATTCTGGATCGTGACGCTGACCTTCCCGCTGGTGTGGTTTTGGAAGTGGCTCGACAACAAAGGCAAAGAGCCTTCGACGCCGACGAAGATGGCGATCGGGATGACGCTGACAGGGCTATCGTTCTTAATCCTCTACGCTGGGGCACAGCTAGGCGAAGCCAAAGAGGTTACCCCGGCGATGATTGCCGAAGGCTCATTTCGCGTGAATGAACGTGTGATGGATTCGCTGCGCGCCAACGGTGTGTCGCCGGACGTTTTGGAAAAACTTAAGACCCGCAAAAACGCCGAAGATAAGTTCATCGTCAACGAAAAGAAATTCAGCGCCGACAAATCATTCAGCGCGGCTTTTGAAACCATCAAGTATGACCTGAAAGCCGACGGTTTGCCCGATGATGTTTGGAAGAAACTGAAAGATGGGAAGATTGAGAGTGGAGAGATTTCTGGAGACGGTAGATTTGCTGCCGCACTTGAGACCGCGATACAAACATTGAAGGTTGAAGGTGTGCCAGACGATGTTCTAGAGAAAATGCGTGGCTACAAAAACAAAACCTTTACCGCTCAGGAAAAGCTCACTGATGCAATTCGGAAAGCTGTCGGTGGCAACCTGGCTGATGGGTCTATACCAGCGATTATGATGGGAGGATATCTGTTCGTTGTCTCGCCGTTCTGGCTGATCCTGGCCTACGCCGTGATTTCTCTTGGCGAATTGATGCTGTCGCCGATGGGCTTGTCGCTCGTATCCAAGGTCGCGCCGCTCCGTGTCCGCGGCTTGATGATGGGCGGCTGGTTCGTCGCTACGGCAATCGGCAACAAGCTGACGGCAATCGGCGTCTACTGGTCCATCTGGAGGCAGTCATCGTTCTTCATCATCCTCGGCACAATGGCGCTGGTGATGGCGGTCGTTTTGACGCTGCTTCTGAAACCGCTTAAAAAAGCCATGCCGGGAGTTTGA